One Candidatus Atelocyanobacterium thalassa isolate ALOHA genomic window, ATTTTATTAATCATACGTTTATTAGTTTGAGAAAGAAGAACAATTGCTTCATCTTCTGATAAATCAATTTCATTTCCTGCTTTCCTTAGAATATCTACTACGGCTTTTTCTTGGTATAGCATTAATAAATAATGTTTTTATTGCACAAGAATATTGAAATAGAAATAAAGTTACCTTTAAAGTATATTAATATTTAATTAATCGTTACTAAAATAATAAAAAACAAGCTAAAGAAAAACTTTTGACAACCTATACTATATATTTTTAATATATTGGTTTAAAATATATTTTGTAAAATTATTAATCATACTAAGCTAAATAACTTTTAATGCCTGTTTAAATAAAACTATTTTTTGTTTGAATAATTAAGAACATAAAATCTTTAAAATAGGGATATTACTTAGGATGTTTCCTACTTCTTAAATGATATCAAAAAAAATCTTTTCTCTCTACTAGATCTAAAAACTTTCAAAAAGACAGGGAGCGCTAATAGTAGCGATTACTGTTATTATTGTTTCTAATTTATAATAAAGGATGTCCATGTTGTGAATAAATCTACGATTTTAGTTACAGGAGGAGCTGGATATATTGGCTCTCATGTAGCTTTATTACTTAAAAAAGCAGGATATAATATTCTTATTCTCGATAATCTTTCTTTCGGTCATTCTGAAATTGTAAGAGATGTTTTAGACGTTGAGCTTATTATTGGAGATACTAATGATCGCCTTTTATTAGATAAAATTTTCGCAACAAGAAATATTTGTGCTGTAATGCATTTTGCTGCCTTCCTTGCAGTAGGAGAATCAGTTCATCATCCAGCTACATATTATAAAAACAACGTAGTAGGAACTTTAACTCTTTTAGAAGCGATGGTTTCTGCTAATATAAATAAACTTATTTTTTCTTCTACTTGTTCTATATATGGGATATCTAATAATATTCCAATAACAGAAAACCATCCTAATAATCCTTTAAATCCATATGCTTCAAGTAAATATATGGTTGAGCAAATATTAAAAGACTTTGATCAAGCTTATAATTTAAAATCTGTAGTTTTTAGATACTTTAATGCTGCAGGGGCCGATCCTTCTGGAGATTTAGGAGAAGATCATACACCTGAAATTCATTTGATCCCCTTAGCTTTACTTACAGCTTTAAAAAAGAGAGAGCACCTTGTTATTTTCGGCACAGACTATGACACTCCTGATGGTACTGCAATTAGAGATTATATCCATGTCAGTGATTTAGCAACAGCTCACATTCTTGGTTTAGAATATCTTCTAAGCGGAGGAAGTAGCGATATGTTTAATTTAGGTAATGGAAATGGATTTTCTGTACGAGAAGTAATTGATGTCGTGAAAAAAATTACTGATGTAGATTTTCTAGTTAAAGAAGGTAAACGTCGACCAGGAGACGCACCCATACTAGTAGGAAGTGGGTTAAAAATTAAATCAAAGCTAAATTGGAAACCACAGTATCCTAGTCTGGAAACTATAGTCGATCATGCCTGGAAGTGGCATCGCAAAAGACACAAATAGATTTAGTAATACTTACTAAATCTATTTAGATTAAACTGTGTATTTTCATGTTTCATCAATACTTTAATTTTAAAACTTATAGCCTATTTTAAATAGACTACAAGTTTTAATTTGCAGCTTTTTAGCGTATATTCCCTTGTAAATGTTCAGTATTAATCGGATTTATTAAATATAGCTTTAAAAGTTGGCTTGCATTAGATACTAGTATTGGTAATTTTCTTAAAAACTTTAGAGTATAATGTTGTTCAGAAGAATCTATTTCTCTTAATTTAGCGTTATTACTAACGCATATCTCTAAACGCTCATAGAATTTAGGATCTTTAAGGTTCAATATTACTGGAAAAACTCGTCCAGCTACTTCATTAGTTTTTTCAATAACATGCTTATCATAATCTCGAGCATTTAAACCAATAGCTGAGTAAAAATCACTCCTTTGAGTATCATTAAAATACATAGTTGCAAATACTGATAACAAGAAAAAGCGGCACCATAAACGGGCTTTCCAATCATTCAATATCTCAGGATTTGCTTTCATGATTGCATCAAAAAAATCTCCATGACGATTTTCATCTTGACACCAATTTTCAAAAAAGTTAAATATAGGATATATCTTATTTTCAGGATTATTTTCTAGATGTCGATAAATTGTAATATAACGCCAATAGCCAATCTTTTCAGATAAATAAGTTGCATAAAAAATGAACTTAGGCTGGAAGAAAGTATAACTACGACTTTTGGTTAAAAACCCCAAATCTAAAGTCATATTAAAGTCTGACAAAGCTTTATTTAAAAATCCAGCATGACGTGCTTCATCTCGTGACATTAATAAAAAACATTCTGCAAGAATAGGATTTTTATTTTTTAAACGTCTTCCTAATTCCTTGTAAAGTAAAAAACCTGAGAATTCAGCTGTGCATGAACGTTCTAAAAATTCAACAAATAACTTACGAGTATCTTCATCAAAATGGTCCCAAGTTTGAGAAAACTCTCCACGTCGAATAAAATGATAACGATTATAATCTGTACGAAACTCTTCAAGAATAGCTTTCAATTCTTCTTCATTAATTGAAATATCCATCTTTGCTAATGCTTCAAAATCAGTCGTATAAAAACGGGGAGTTAAAAGAGTTTCTTTCGCTGTAGATTGAATGTTTGGATGTAGTTCTTTGAGTTTAGGTTTTTGAAGAGTATTTACCATAAGTTATTTTAAAAATATTTCGGGATTCGATGATAAACATAGCACTTTTAAGGTAATAAAATTACCATTATTCTTATTAAGAATATACAAGTAAAAAGCTGAAACTATAGTGTAACAGGATTAAGAGCATTAAGAAATATTATTTATGTCAAGAATTACAACATATTATCAATTTATATTAAGAAGAATAGGCTTTGAATTAATTATTTAATAAAAACAAAATATAAGAAGTTAATTCGAATGGTTTCATAGATACCAACACTAACATTATCTAGAAATACTGTGCTTAGTTATGACTAACATTAGCGCTCGTCATGTTATTTGAAAATTATCATATACCCATAACAGTCTGAAGATAATAAATTAAGCTTATACAGATCAATTTATTATCTCCATGCTATTAATTAATATTGGCTCATTTTTTATACAAAGCTTTTTCGTTAGAAAAATTTATGAATCGTTTTCTAAAATAGTTGCTTTAACTATAATAAAGTATGTTCTACAATAACTAATTAATCGTAGAATTTTTAAATAATTTTTAAGTAATTATCTTTAATGAGCTCAAACTATAATCAAAGTCTACGACTAATTCCTATATTTTCAGGCATCATAGGAAGCACATTGTTAGTAATTAATCGTTTTACAACAGTACAACTAACTGAATCTCAAGCAAGATCTGATGTTGTAGGAATTATTTTAAGTGGAACACTAGTTCTTGTTGGGTTACTTTGGCAACAAATGCAACCAAAGTCACCTAATGCTGTTACTTTAATCGGAGAAGAGGGGATTGAATTTAATATTCATTTAGATGAAGAAACTCAGATAGATTTAGCTTGGGCATCTCACTTATTATTAAATAATACTGTTACTAAATCTGTAATTATTTACTATAAAAACGACATTTTGCTTCGCCGTGGAATTTTAGGTGAAAACAATAAAGTTACTCCGGGTAAGATATTAAATAAAGTTCTTCAGGAACAGAAACCAATATATTTAGTTAACCTTGAATTATATCCAGGAAAAATTGAATTTGATTATTTACCAGTGAATACACAAGGAATCATCTGCCAACCATTAGGGGGAAATGGTGTGATGGTTCTTGGTACTAATATTGCTCGTAGTTACACGAAACAAGATGAAAACTGGATTGAAGGCATTGCTGACAAAATAACTCTAACTTTGCAGAAAAAATTAGGTTAACTCTTAAAAGGCAATAATAAAATTTTCACTATAAGTAATCATGCATATGAATTATTTATGTCTCATGACTTGCAACTGATACAAATTTCTATATAAGCCTTTTTGTTTTATTAGATTTTCATGATTCCCTGATTGAATTATTTTGCCTTGTTTCAAAACGAATATTCTATCAACATCTCTAATGGTCGATAGTCTGTGAGCAATAATAAGCCCTGTCCTATCAATTAGTAACTGTTTTAATGCTTGCTGTATTAAAACTTCAGTTTTTACATCCAAACTAGCTGTTGCCTCATCTAAAACTAAAATATTTGGATTACGAATAGCAATTCTAGCAAAAGCCAATAATTGCTTTTCTCCCTTGGATAAGTTAGTACCTTTTTCTTTTAGTAGAGTATGGTATCCTTCAGGAAAATTTTCAATCAACTGATCTGTATTAGTTGATTTTGCTGCCTGCTTAACTTCTTCTAAAGAGTAATATTCTCCTAAAGTAATATTTCTTTTAATATCACCAGCAAATAAAAAATTCTCTTGTAAGACAATTCCTATATATTTTCTAAGTTCTTCTTTTGGAATGTAACGACTGTCAATTCCATCAATTAAAATTCTTCCATGAGTAGGTTCATACAAACGTGACAAAAGTCTTACTATTGAACTTTTTCCGGATCCTGTTGGTCCTATTAAGGCTATTTTTTCTCCTGGATAAATTTTAAAATTTAGATTTTTAAGAATGAAATCATTTTTCTTATATCCAAACCACACATTGTCAAAAATAATTTCGCCTATTTTATTGTTGTTATTCCTAGTAATTGAAAAATTTATATTTGTTTTACTATCTTTTACTTCTATAGGTTCTTGCATTATTTCTGCAATGCGTTCAATAGAGGTAAAACCAGACTGAAACGTGGTGAATTTATCAGCAAATTGACGTAGTGGATTAAATAGCCTCTGAGCATATAAAATAAATGCAGATAAAGTACCAAAGTTAATACTAGCGTTCATTATACCAATACCTCCTAGCAAGAGAACCGTTGCAATTGCTACCAAGCTTATCCATTCTAAAGTTGCCGAAACTGCTGAATCATGGAAGATTGTTTTATTAGTTGCTTGACGGTAATCTTTGTTAATATCTTTAAATAACTTGCTATTAAAGTTCTTCCTTCGAAAAATTTGAACTACATTAATACCTGAAATGTTTTCTTGTATCATAGAATTCAGTTCAGATAATTTTTCTCTTGATTGATAATTTGCCTTACGGTATTGTTTTTGAAAATATACTATCAATACTGCCACAGGAACTATCATTAATAAAAGCACTAGAGCCATTTTCATATCTAGCATAAACATAGTAACTACAATTGCTAAAATATAAACTGAGTCACTAATAATTCCAATTCCACCACTGGCAAAAATATCTCCTAAGGCTTCTACATCACTAGTTAAACGAGTAATTAAATTACCTATTGGGGTTTTGTTGAAAAAGCTACTTTCTAATGAAATAACATGACTATATAGGTCCCCTCTAATATCAGCTGTGATACTTTGTCCTAACTTTTGAATAATAAATCCTTGAACAGAAGAACA contains:
- a CDS encoding cofactor assembly of complex C subunit B, with the protein product MSSNYNQSLRLIPIFSGIIGSTLLVINRFTTVQLTESQARSDVVGIILSGTLVLVGLLWQQMQPKSPNAVTLIGEEGIEFNIHLDEETQIDLAWASHLLLNNTVTKSVIIYYKNDILLRRGILGENNKVTPGKILNKVLQEQKPIYLVNLELYPGKIEFDYLPVNTQGIICQPLGGNGVMVLGTNIARSYTKQDENWIEGIADKITLTLQKKLG
- the galE gene encoding UDP-glucose 4-epimerase GalE; translation: MNKSTILVTGGAGYIGSHVALLLKKAGYNILILDNLSFGHSEIVRDVLDVELIIGDTNDRLLLDKIFATRNICAVMHFAAFLAVGESVHHPATYYKNNVVGTLTLLEAMVSANINKLIFSSTCSIYGISNNIPITENHPNNPLNPYASSKYMVEQILKDFDQAYNLKSVVFRYFNAAGADPSGDLGEDHTPEIHLIPLALLTALKKREHLVIFGTDYDTPDGTAIRDYIHVSDLATAHILGLEYLLSGGSSDMFNLGNGNGFSVREVIDVVKKITDVDFLVKEGKRRPGDAPILVGSGLKIKSKLNWKPQYPSLETIVDHAWKWHRKRHK
- a CDS encoding ABC transporter ATP-binding protein, whose protein sequence is MVSFSKLRFKKSIISSQKRGSSLIFKLLPYVVLYPGLLLSSITLLIPLSIAGAVQPLLIGQAISLSRQEATWNFIEILSLEQGLRLLTLLLLVTIIIRLICSSVQGFIIQKLGQSITADIRGDLYSHVISLESSFFNKTPIGNLITRLTSDVEALGDIFASGGIGIISDSVYILAIVVTMFMLDMKMALVLLLMIVPVAVLIVYFQKQYRKANYQSREKLSELNSMIQENISGINVVQIFRRKNFNSKLFKDINKDYRQATNKTIFHDSAVSATLEWISLVAIATVLLLGGIGIMNASINFGTLSAFILYAQRLFNPLRQFADKFTTFQSGFTSIERIAEIMQEPIEVKDSKTNINFSITRNNNNKIGEIIFDNVWFGYKKNDFILKNLNFKIYPGEKIALIGPTGSGKSSIVRLLSRLYEPTHGRILIDGIDSRYIPKEELRKYIGIVLQENFLFAGDIKRNITLGEYYSLEEVKQAAKSTNTDQLIENFPEGYHTLLKEKGTNLSKGEKQLLAFARIAIRNPNILVLDEATASLDVKTEVLIQQALKQLLIDRTGLIIAHRLSTIRDVDRIFVLKQGKIIQSGNHENLIKQKGLYRNLYQLQVMRHK
- the acsF gene encoding magnesium-protoporphyrin IX monomethyl ester (oxidative) cyclase — translated: MVNTLQKPKLKELHPNIQSTAKETLLTPRFYTTDFEALAKMDISINEEELKAILEEFRTDYNRYHFIRRGEFSQTWDHFDEDTRKLFVEFLERSCTAEFSGFLLYKELGRRLKNKNPILAECFLLMSRDEARHAGFLNKALSDFNMTLDLGFLTKSRSYTFFQPKFIFYATYLSEKIGYWRYITIYRHLENNPENKIYPIFNFFENWCQDENRHGDFFDAIMKANPEILNDWKARLWCRFFLLSVFATMYFNDTQRSDFYSAIGLNARDYDKHVIEKTNEVAGRVFPVILNLKDPKFYERLEICVSNNAKLREIDSSEQHYTLKFLRKLPILVSNASQLLKLYLINPINTEHLQGNIR